A region from the Dinoroseobacter shibae DFL 12 = DSM 16493 genome encodes:
- a CDS encoding AAA family ATPase produces the protein MADAETLVKDIERLGEKLAEAKASIATQIIGQPTVVDLSLNAMLSGGHALLMGLPGLGKTLLVDTLSTVMGLSANRVQFTPDLMPADILGSEVLETGADGARSFRFLEGPIFCQLLMADEINRASPRTQSALLQAMQEKHVSIAGQERPLPAPFHVLATQNPIEQEGTYPLPEAQLDRFLLRIDVDYPDRETEKGILMATTGIDGATAHPVFTGAELIHAQEVVRRMPVGDAVVEMILDLVRACRPNEPEAHDAVNRSVSWGPGPRAAQSLMLCVRARALLDGRLAPSAEDVAALARPILSHRMALSFAARAEGVILEEVIENVTHGVTRIERAA, from the coding sequence ATGGCTGACGCAGAGACCCTGGTTAAAGATATCGAACGGCTGGGGGAAAAGTTGGCCGAGGCCAAGGCCAGCATCGCCACGCAAATCATTGGGCAACCTACGGTTGTGGACCTGTCCCTGAACGCGATGCTGTCCGGGGGGCATGCCCTGCTGATGGGTCTGCCGGGGCTCGGCAAGACCCTTTTGGTCGATACGCTGAGCACGGTAATGGGGCTGAGCGCGAATCGGGTACAATTCACGCCTGACCTGATGCCGGCGGATATTCTCGGCTCCGAAGTGCTGGAAACCGGCGCGGATGGCGCGCGGTCCTTCCGGTTCCTGGAAGGTCCGATCTTCTGCCAGCTGTTGATGGCGGACGAGATCAACCGCGCCTCGCCCCGGACCCAGTCGGCGCTGTTGCAGGCGATGCAGGAAAAGCATGTGAGCATCGCGGGCCAGGAACGCCCGCTGCCCGCGCCGTTCCATGTGCTCGCCACCCAGAACCCGATCGAGCAGGAGGGCACCTATCCGCTGCCCGAGGCGCAGCTCGACCGCTTCCTGCTCAGGATCGACGTGGATTACCCGGACCGCGAGACCGAGAAGGGCATCCTCATGGCCACCACCGGCATCGACGGCGCGACCGCGCATCCGGTGTTCACCGGGGCGGAGTTGATCCACGCCCAGGAGGTCGTGCGCCGGATGCCCGTGGGCGACGCGGTGGTCGAGATGATCCTCGACCTGGTGCGCGCGTGTCGGCCGAACGAGCCGGAGGCCCATGACGCGGTCAACCGCTCGGTCTCCTGGGGGCCGGGGCCGCGGGCGGCGCAGTCGCTGATGCTGTGCGTGCGGGCGCGGGCGCTTCTGGACGGGCGGCTGGCCCCGTCGGCGGAGGATGTCGCGGCCCTGGCGCGGCCGATCCTGTCGCATCGAATGGCGCTGAGCTTTGCCGCGCGGGCCGAGGGCGTGATCCTCGAGGAGGTCATCGAGAATGTCACCCACGGCGTGACCCGGATCGAGCGGGCCGCGTGA
- a CDS encoding DUF58 domain-containing protein — MSKTGFSEARHTPDSLRHRSETVSGTLPPLMVAAEHLAATIMLGNHGRKRAGTGDEFWQYRPAEAGDGVRSIDWRRSARADSPFVREKEWQAAQSLMLWVDDAQSMGFTGGRNRPSKLRRAQTIGMALAILAIRSGERVGLMNLPEPPKAGNSQLIRLAAALMDPKHPEDYGKPVARVMPAGARAVFLSDFLGDTASVEKALTTAADRGVKGALVMVLDPDEEAFPFDGRTVFESMSGAIRFETLKAKGLREAYLQRLAERKDWLQTLARRTGWRLDIHHTDHPPEDPLLWLYHALEQVR, encoded by the coding sequence GTGAGCAAGACGGGCTTCTCCGAGGCGCGCCATACTCCCGACAGTCTGCGCCACCGTTCGGAAACGGTTTCGGGCACCCTGCCGCCGCTCATGGTGGCGGCGGAACATCTGGCCGCGACCATCATGCTGGGCAATCACGGGCGCAAGCGGGCCGGGACCGGGGACGAGTTCTGGCAGTACCGCCCGGCGGAGGCCGGGGACGGCGTGCGGTCGATCGACTGGCGCCGATCCGCGCGGGCCGACAGCCCCTTCGTGCGGGAAAAGGAATGGCAGGCGGCGCAGAGCCTGATGCTCTGGGTCGATGATGCGCAGTCCATGGGGTTTACCGGCGGGCGCAACCGTCCTTCGAAGTTGCGCCGGGCGCAGACCATCGGCATGGCCTTGGCGATCCTGGCGATCCGGTCGGGGGAGCGGGTCGGGCTGATGAACCTGCCGGAGCCGCCCAAGGCGGGCAATTCGCAGCTGATCCGTCTGGCCGCGGCCCTGATGGACCCCAAACACCCCGAGGATTACGGCAAGCCGGTGGCCCGGGTGATGCCCGCAGGCGCACGGGCGGTATTCCTGTCGGATTTCCTCGGCGACACGGCCTCGGTGGAGAAGGCCCTGACCACGGCGGCGGACCGGGGCGTGAAGGGGGCGCTGGTCATGGTGCTGGACCCCGATGAAGAGGCGTTTCCCTTCGACGGGCGCACGGTGTTCGAGAGCATGTCGGGCGCGATCCGGTTCGAGACGCTGAAGGCCAAGGGCCTGCGCGAGGCCTATCTGCAGCGGCTGGCGGAGCGGAAGGACTGGCTGCAGACGCTGGCGCGGCGCACGGGCTGGCGGCTGGACATTCACCACACCGATCATCCGCCGGAGGACCCGCTCCTCTGGCTCTATCATGCACTGGAACAGGTACGCTGA
- the trhA gene encoding PAQR family membrane homeostasis protein TrhA, which produces MTHFHDPERPYSRAEVLSDAAVHLGALGAALAAVPVLITLGAVWQLGAGPVTGLAVYGGSLIVMLLCSYLYNHVRCSDCVMRLRTLDQSAIFVKIAGTYTPFALISGTGFGLLTAIWSGAALGVVLAALRGRGSVLPCALLCLGLGWAIVVGGQTLLATLSMPVIVLMAVGGVLYSVGVPFLLAKRMPYHNTIWHGFVVVASVLYFIAIFVHMVQTAAPVT; this is translated from the coding sequence ATGACGCATTTTCACGACCCAGAACGCCCCTATTCCCGCGCCGAGGTTCTCAGCGACGCGGCGGTGCATCTGGGCGCGCTGGGCGCGGCGCTGGCGGCGGTGCCGGTGCTGATCACCCTGGGCGCGGTGTGGCAGCTGGGGGCCGGTCCGGTCACCGGTCTGGCGGTTTATGGCGGCAGCCTGATCGTGATGCTGCTGTGTTCGTACCTGTACAACCACGTGCGCTGTTCGGACTGCGTGATGCGCCTGCGCACGCTCGACCAGAGCGCGATTTTCGTCAAGATCGCAGGGACTTACACGCCCTTTGCCCTGATCTCGGGCACCGGGTTCGGCTTGCTGACCGCGATCTGGAGCGGGGCGGCCCTTGGCGTTGTCCTCGCCGCCTTGCGCGGGCGCGGCTCGGTGCTGCCCTGTGCGCTCCTGTGTCTTGGTCTCGGCTGGGCGATCGTGGTCGGGGGGCAGACCCTGCTGGCGACACTGTCGATGCCGGTGATCGTTCTGATGGCGGTGGGCGGGGTGCTCTATTCGGTCGGGGTGCCCTTCCTGCTGGCCAAGCGGATGCCCTATCACAACACGATCTGGCACGGCTTCGTGGTGGTGGCGAGCGTGCTCTACTTCATCGCGATCTTTGTCCACATGGTCCAGACCGCCGCCCCGGTCACCTGA
- a CDS encoding pseudouridine synthase, with amino-acid sequence MLIAFNKPMNVLSQFTSEGKWRGLKDWIDVPGVYAAGRLDRDSEGLLLLTDDGRLQARITDPRAKMPKTYYALVEGRPSQDAINRLCEGVSLKDGPTRPAKVAAVPAPDWLWPRDPPVRLRKTVPDAWLRLTITEGRNRQVRRMCAAVGLPCLRLIRTQIGDWTLDGLAPGQWRRIAP; translated from the coding sequence ATGCTGATCGCCTTCAACAAGCCCATGAATGTGTTGTCGCAATTCACGTCCGAGGGGAAGTGGCGCGGGTTGAAGGACTGGATCGATGTGCCGGGCGTCTATGCCGCCGGGCGGCTCGACCGGGATAGCGAGGGCTTGCTGTTGCTGACCGATGACGGGCGCCTGCAGGCGCGGATCACCGACCCGCGGGCGAAGATGCCCAAGACCTACTATGCGCTGGTGGAAGGCCGCCCGAGCCAAGACGCGATCAACCGTCTGTGCGAGGGGGTCAGTCTCAAGGACGGGCCGACGCGGCCCGCCAAGGTCGCCGCCGTGCCCGCGCCGGACTGGCTCTGGCCGCGCGACCCGCCCGTGCGGCTGCGCAAGACCGTGCCCGATGCCTGGCTGCGCCTGACCATCACCGAGGGCCGCAACCGGCAGGTGCGGCGCATGTGTGCCGCCGTGGGCCTGCCCTGCCTGCGCCTGATCCGCACGCAGATCGGGGATTGGACCCTCGACGGGCTGGCCCCGGGGCAGTGGCGCCGGATCGCCCCCTGA
- a CDS encoding alpha/beta fold hydrolase, protein MTFRALLLCFGLLVPQTASAACVVLLHGLARSDASFTVMEAVLRGLGHAVVSPTYPSTEATVEELAAQIVPAALGACAPRKAHVVSHSMGGILVRAQAAVAPLENLGRVVMLAPPNQGSELVDALGDWAIFQWVNGPAGRQLGTGPDSLPNRLGPVGFETGVIAGTSSWNPLFSQLLPGPDDGKVTVARTKVAGMADHIILPVSHTLMMNDPKVIAQTVHFLENGRFAPEMNYAEAVQRLFNASELSTRLEALGE, encoded by the coding sequence ATGACTTTCCGCGCGCTTCTTTTGTGTTTCGGCCTGCTGGTGCCGCAAACGGCCTCGGCGGCCTGTGTCGTGCTGTTGCACGGGCTGGCGCGGAGTGACGCGTCTTTCACGGTGATGGAGGCGGTGCTGCGCGGGCTGGGCCATGCGGTGGTCTCGCCCACCTATCCGTCCACCGAGGCGACGGTGGAGGAACTGGCGGCACAGATTGTGCCCGCCGCCCTGGGCGCCTGCGCGCCCCGGAAGGCGCATGTGGTCAGCCATTCCATGGGCGGGATCCTGGTGCGGGCGCAGGCAGCGGTGGCGCCCCTGGAGAACCTGGGCCGGGTGGTGATGCTGGCGCCGCCGAACCAGGGCTCGGAGCTGGTGGATGCGCTGGGCGACTGGGCGATCTTCCAGTGGGTGAACGGGCCTGCGGGGCGGCAGCTGGGCACCGGGCCAGACAGCCTGCCGAACCGGCTGGGCCCGGTGGGGTTCGAGACCGGGGTGATCGCGGGCACGTCGAGCTGGAACCCGCTCTTCTCGCAGCTGTTGCCGGGGCCCGATGACGGCAAGGTCACGGTGGCGCGGACCAAGGTGGCGGGGATGGCCGATCACATCATCCTGCCGGTGTCCCATACCCTGATGATGAACGACCCCAAGGTGATCGCCCAGACGGTGCATTTCCTGGAGAACGGCCGCTTCGCGCCGGAGATGAACTATGCCGAGGCGGTGCAGCGGCTGTTCAACGCTTCGGAGCTGAGCACGCGGCTGGAGGCCCTGGGCGAGTAA
- a CDS encoding ABC transporter ATP-binding protein produces MSQPDQSQTRPPAIEITGLRKTYRAANGQPAKEALKGVDLTIPAGSIFGLLGPNGAGKSTLINILAGLVRKTAGQVRIWGFDQDVNPRQSRAAIGVMPQELNLDPFFTPRGALDMQSGLYGVPRSEWRTDEILALIGLSDKADAYSRSLSGGMRRRLLLGKALVHTPHVLVLDEPTAGVDIELRQMLWRNVRKLNEQGMTIILTTHYLEEAEQMCDEIAIINHGAKIAQDKTPTLLSRLDAKTLVISPEDGHDGTLPRIDGVQAEARPDGTLGFTYRRGQIPVETILQAVHDAGIRIRELATEEPDLEDVFLALTHNAQAA; encoded by the coding sequence ATGTCACAGCCAGACCAGAGCCAAACACGCCCCCCCGCCATCGAGATCACCGGCCTGCGCAAGACCTACCGGGCCGCCAACGGCCAGCCTGCGAAAGAGGCGTTGAAGGGCGTGGACCTGACAATCCCGGCCGGCTCCATCTTCGGGCTGCTGGGCCCGAACGGCGCGGGCAAGTCGACGCTGATCAACATCCTCGCCGGGCTGGTGCGCAAGACCGCAGGACAGGTGCGGATCTGGGGCTTCGACCAGGACGTGAACCCCCGCCAGAGCCGCGCGGCCATCGGCGTGATGCCGCAGGAGCTGAACCTCGACCCGTTCTTCACCCCCCGCGGTGCGCTCGACATGCAAAGCGGTCTCTACGGGGTGCCGCGCTCGGAATGGCGCACCGACGAGATCCTCGCGCTGATCGGGCTGTCGGACAAGGCGGACGCCTATTCCCGGTCGCTCTCGGGCGGGATGCGGCGGCGGCTGCTGCTGGGCAAGGCGCTGGTGCACACCCCCCATGTGCTGGTGCTCGACGAGCCCACCGCCGGCGTGGATATCGAACTGCGCCAGATGCTGTGGCGCAACGTGCGCAAGCTGAACGAACAGGGCATGACGATCATCCTGACCACCCATTACCTCGAAGAAGCCGAACAGATGTGCGACGAGATCGCGATCATCAACCACGGCGCAAAGATCGCCCAGGACAAGACCCCGACCCTGCTCAGCCGACTGGATGCCAAGACGCTGGTGATCTCCCCCGAGGACGGCCATGACGGCACCCTGCCCCGGATCGACGGGGTGCAGGCCGAGGCCCGGCCCGACGGCACCCTGGGCTTCACCTACCGGCGCGGCCAGATCCCGGTGGAGACGATCCTGCAGGCGGTCCATGACGCGGGCATCCGCATCCGCGAACTGGCCACCGAAGAGCCCGACCTCGAAGACGTGTTCCTCGCCCTGACCCACAACGCCCAGGCCGCCTGA
- a CDS encoding TIGR02117 family protein has protein sequence MRGLRHLALGAVGVLGLYLGAALLGALVPAGPDPDDSPAATRGPEVTIGLIGGPIHYDFVLPMTPETRQAFAPLAAAGVPVDAPELAWMVVGWGSEAFYTTVGTWRDVSARALFRAVTGDASVLRVGLYGPVDWGARWREVRVSGPEYARLLAAIRGNFATGPGSAPGLVAGPKPGRSGWFFAAEGRFNALRTCNTWVGTMLRAAGQRFGIWTPTPYAVRLSHVLHLR, from the coding sequence ATGAGGGGGCTGCGCCACCTGGCCTTGGGCGCGGTCGGGGTGCTGGGCCTGTACCTGGGCGCGGCACTTCTCGGCGCGCTGGTGCCCGCCGGACCCGACCCGGACGACAGCCCCGCCGCGACGCGCGGCCCGGAAGTGACGATCGGATTGATCGGCGGGCCGATCCACTATGACTTCGTCCTGCCGATGACGCCCGAAACACGGCAAGCCTTCGCGCCCCTGGCCGCGGCGGGCGTGCCGGTGGACGCGCCGGAACTCGCCTGGATGGTCGTCGGCTGGGGGTCGGAGGCGTTCTACACCACCGTGGGCACCTGGCGCGATGTCTCGGCGCGGGCGCTCTTCCGGGCGGTGACAGGGGATGCCTCGGTGCTGCGCGTGGGCCTTTACGGCCCGGTGGACTGGGGCGCGCGGTGGCGCGAGGTCCGGGTGAGCGGGCCGGAATATGCGCGGCTCCTGGCGGCGATCCGCGGCAACTTCGCGACCGGACCGGGCAGCGCACCGGGGCTGGTCGCGGGGCCAAAGCCGGGGCGGTCCGGGTGGTTCTTTGCGGCGGAGGGGCGGTTCAATGCCCTGCGGACCTGCAACACCTGGGTCGGCACCATGCTGCGCGCCGCGGGCCAACGCTTCGGCATCTGGACGCCGACGCCTTACGCGGTGCGCTTGTCCCACGTTCTGCACCTGCGCTGA
- a CDS encoding zinc-finger domain-containing protein — MPTAVPETKIVNQWRIACDGGEGALGHPRVWLQIPQEHGWVECPYCDARYIHKDFEGKIDVA; from the coding sequence ATGCCCACCGCCGTCCCCGAGACCAAGATCGTCAACCAATGGCGGATCGCCTGCGATGGCGGCGAGGGGGCGCTGGGGCATCCGCGTGTCTGGCTGCAGATCCCGCAGGAGCATGGCTGGGTCGAGTGCCCTTATTGCGATGCGCGATACATTCACAAGGATTTCGAAGGGAAGATCGACGTCGCCTGA
- a CDS encoding NUDIX domain-containing protein, whose translation MPAPSPRLAARAVILRDNRLLLVNAYPDGRSDLWCAPGGGVAPGTSLPENLAREVHEETGLRIAVGAPCLVNEFHDPAGSFHQVDIYFRATILSGTLDAAWQDPEGIVTERRFVTRTEMARLRVKPDSLAQVAWGQGLLYDPLEPIVR comes from the coding sequence ATGCCCGCGCCCTCACCCCGCCTCGCCGCCCGCGCCGTGATCCTGCGCGACAACCGGCTTCTGCTGGTCAATGCCTACCCGGACGGGCGCAGCGACCTGTGGTGCGCCCCGGGCGGCGGCGTGGCGCCCGGCACCTCCCTGCCCGAGAACCTCGCCCGCGAAGTGCACGAGGAAACCGGGCTCCGGATCGCCGTGGGCGCCCCCTGCCTCGTGAACGAGTTCCACGATCCCGCGGGCAGCTTCCACCAGGTGGACATCTATTTCCGCGCCACCATCCTCTCCGGCACCCTCGACGCGGCCTGGCAGGACCCCGAGGGCATCGTGACCGAGCGCCGCTTCGTCACCCGGACCGAGATGGCCCGCCTGCGCGTGAAGCCCGACAGCCTGGCGCAGGTCGCCTGGGGCCAGGGCCTGCTCTACGACCCGCTGGAGCCGATCGTCCGCTAA
- a CDS encoding DUF1285 domain-containing protein, producing the protein MAKTMSGQNIVTPTADGLAASARAASKKGPPPVHLWNPPFCGDLDIHIARDGTWFYQGSPIGRAPLVRLFSSILKVEDGKFYLVTPVEKVGITVEDAPFVATDFDVTDPGPDQTITFTTHVGDTADAGPDNPIRVTRHPETGEPAPYVHIRRGLEALIDRKSFYRLVEIGETAALDGTDWFGIRSSGRFFPMIPTAELAED; encoded by the coding sequence ATGGCAAAAACTATGAGCGGACAAAACATCGTGACCCCCACCGCGGACGGGCTGGCGGCCTCGGCGCGCGCCGCCTCGAAAAAGGGCCCGCCGCCGGTGCATCTGTGGAACCCGCCCTTCTGCGGGGATCTGGATATCCACATCGCCCGCGACGGGACCTGGTTCTACCAGGGCAGCCCGATCGGGCGCGCGCCGCTGGTGCGCCTGTTCTCTTCGATCCTGAAGGTCGAGGACGGGAAATTCTACCTCGTCACCCCGGTCGAGAAGGTCGGCATCACCGTAGAGGACGCGCCCTTCGTGGCCACGGATTTCGACGTCACCGACCCCGGCCCGGATCAGACCATCACCTTCACCACCCATGTGGGCGACACCGCCGACGCGGGCCCCGACAACCCGATCCGGGTCACGCGCCACCCCGAAACCGGGGAGCCCGCACCCTACGTCCATATCCGCCGCGGGCTGGAGGCGCTGATCGACCGCAAGAGCTTCTACCGGCTGGTGGAGATCGGCGAGACCGCCGCGCTCGACGGGACCGACTGGTTCGGCATCCGCTCCAGCGGGCGGTTCTTCCCGATGATCCCGACGGCGGAGCTGGCCGAGGACTGA
- a CDS encoding DMT family transporter, translated as MTGASPLRLFLLVALTMTAFAANSLLNRAALAGGEIGPAAFAAIRLGSGALVLALLVMRTRPLRLRKPGRWIGVGSLALYMAGFSYAYLSLDAGLGALILFGGVQITMFAGALLSRDAIPVTRWLGAGLALAGLALLLWPGAVGRPDPLGLALMSLAAVGWGIYSLHGRGSTEPLADTAANFVLTLPLCLLVVAIWPDGVAISLWGIVLAVICGAVTSGLGYALWYTVLPQLGASRAAVAQLTVPVIASLGGLLLLGEAITLLSVLATVLVLGGVALSLRRG; from the coding sequence ATGACCGGCGCTTCCCCTTTGCGACTGTTTCTGCTCGTCGCGCTCACCATGACGGCTTTTGCGGCCAATTCCCTGCTCAACCGCGCGGCCCTGGCCGGGGGGGAGATCGGCCCGGCGGCCTTTGCGGCGATCCGGCTGGGCTCCGGCGCGCTGGTGCTGGCCTTGCTGGTGATGCGGACCCGGCCCTTGCGGCTGCGCAAGCCCGGGCGGTGGATCGGGGTGGGGAGCCTTGCCCTGTACATGGCGGGGTTTTCCTATGCCTATCTCAGCCTCGATGCGGGGTTGGGGGCGCTCATTCTGTTCGGCGGGGTGCAGATCACCATGTTCGCCGGTGCGCTGCTGTCGCGCGACGCGATCCCGGTGACGCGGTGGCTGGGCGCGGGGCTGGCGCTGGCGGGGCTGGCGCTGTTGCTGTGGCCCGGGGCGGTGGGGCGGCCGGACCCGCTGGGCCTTGCGCTGATGAGCCTCGCGGCGGTGGGCTGGGGGATCTATTCGCTGCACGGGCGGGGCAGCACCGAGCCCCTGGCGGACACGGCGGCGAATTTCGTGCTGACCCTGCCGCTATGCCTGCTGGTGGTGGCGATCTGGCCCGACGGGGTGGCGATCAGCCTGTGGGGGATCGTCCTGGCGGTGATCTGCGGAGCGGTGACCTCGGGGCTGGGCTATGCCCTGTGGTACACGGTGCTGCCGCAGCTGGGTGCGAGCCGGGCGGCGGTCGCGCAACTGACCGTGCCGGTGATCGCGTCCCTGGGCGGGCTGCTCCTGCTGGGCGAGGCGATCACGCTGCTCTCGGTGCTGGCGACGGTGCTGGTGCTGGGCGGCGTGGCCCTGTCCCTGCGGCGCGGTTAG
- the polA gene encoding DNA polymerase I, which produces MAFGKGHHLHLIDGSAFIFRAYHALPPLTRKSDGLPVGAVSGFCNMLQRYVEGNAGGDVTHVAVIFDKGSHTFRNDLYDQYKANREAMPEDLRPQIPLTRTATEAFNIACKEMEGFEADDIIATLACQAREAGGRCTIISSDKDLMQLVGGGVEMLDAMKNKTIDVDGVFEKFGVGPDRVVDVQALAGDSVDNVPGAPGIGIKTAALLINEYGSLEELLDRAGEIKQPKRRQTLIEHRAQIELSKRLVQLDCDMELDFTIEDLEVRDPEPETLLGFLAEMEFRTLTKRISGALGVEAPAVPEPAATTASPEAEEHPPLSASEHVTIRDAETLQSWIDAIHARGVVAVDTETTGLNEMRADLVGVSLCVDPGRAAYLPLAHKDGGGADDLFGGEAKLAEGQLDFETALGMLKPVLEDPAVLKIGQNMKYDAKILARNGITVAPIDDTMLLSYALHAGLHGHGMDALSERYLDHTPIPIKTLLGTGKSAITFDFVPIEEATKYAAEDAEITLRLWQRLKPRLHLAQVTRVYEWMERPMVPVLAEMEMRGIKVDRDTLSRMSNAFAQKMAGLEAEIHELAGESFNVGSPAQLGEILFEKMGFEGGKTGKSGKYSTPADVLEDLATEHDLPRRVLDWRQLSKLKSTYTDALQDHINPETGRVHTSYSIAGANTGRLASTDPNLQNIPVRSEEGRRIREAFVAEPGHVLVSLDYSQIELRILAHIAGIDALKTAFRDGLDIHAMTASEMFDVPLDEMTPEVRRQAKAINFGVIYGISGFGLARNLRIPRAEAQAFIDTYFERFPGIRAYMDDTVAFAKEHKYVQTLFGRKIHTPEIGAKGPQAGFAKRAAINAPIQGTAADIIRRAMVRMPAAIADLPARMLLQVHDELIFEVEEDAVDRVIPAVRQVMEGAAAPVVHLDVPLTVDAGQGRSWAEAH; this is translated from the coding sequence ATGGCATTCGGCAAGGGACATCACCTGCATCTGATCGACGGATCGGCGTTCATTTTCCGCGCCTATCACGCGTTGCCGCCGCTGACACGGAAGTCCGACGGGCTGCCCGTCGGGGCGGTGTCGGGCTTCTGCAACATGCTGCAGCGCTATGTCGAAGGGAACGCCGGGGGCGACGTGACCCATGTGGCGGTGATCTTCGACAAGGGCAGCCATACCTTTCGCAATGATCTTTACGACCAGTACAAGGCCAACCGCGAGGCGATGCCCGAGGACCTGCGCCCGCAGATCCCCCTGACCCGGACCGCGACCGAGGCGTTCAACATCGCCTGCAAGGAGATGGAGGGGTTCGAGGCGGACGATATCATCGCGACGCTGGCCTGCCAGGCGCGCGAGGCCGGGGGGCGCTGCACGATCATCAGCTCGGACAAGGACCTGATGCAGCTGGTCGGCGGCGGGGTCGAGATGCTGGATGCGATGAAGAACAAGACCATCGACGTGGACGGGGTGTTCGAGAAATTCGGCGTGGGCCCCGACCGGGTGGTCGATGTGCAGGCGCTGGCCGGGGATTCGGTGGACAACGTGCCCGGCGCGCCGGGGATCGGGATCAAGACCGCGGCGCTGCTGATCAACGAGTATGGCTCGCTCGAGGAGCTTCTGGACCGGGCCGGGGAGATCAAGCAGCCCAAGCGCCGCCAGACCCTGATCGAGCATCGCGCCCAGATCGAGCTGTCGAAGCGGCTGGTGCAGCTCGATTGCGACATGGAGCTGGATTTCACAATCGAGGATCTGGAGGTGCGCGATCCGGAGCCTGAGACCCTGCTGGGGTTTTTGGCGGAGATGGAGTTCCGCACGCTGACAAAGCGGATCTCGGGCGCGTTGGGGGTGGAGGCGCCCGCCGTGCCGGAGCCCGCAGCGACGACGGCCTCGCCAGAGGCGGAGGAGCACCCCCCCCTGAGCGCCTCGGAGCATGTCACCATCCGCGACGCGGAAACCCTGCAAAGCTGGATCGACGCGATCCATGCGCGCGGGGTGGTGGCGGTGGATACCGAGACCACGGGCCTCAACGAGATGCGCGCGGATCTGGTGGGCGTGTCGCTCTGCGTGGATCCGGGGCGCGCGGCCTACCTGCCGCTGGCGCACAAGGACGGTGGCGGGGCCGACGACCTGTTCGGCGGGGAGGCGAAGCTGGCCGAGGGGCAGCTGGATTTTGAGACCGCGCTTGGGATGCTCAAGCCCGTGCTGGAGGACCCTGCGGTCCTGAAGATCGGGCAGAACATGAAATACGATGCCAAGATCCTCGCCCGGAACGGGATCACGGTGGCGCCCATCGACGACACGATGCTGCTGAGCTACGCGCTCCATGCCGGGTTGCACGGGCACGGGATGGACGCGCTGTCGGAGCGGTATCTCGACCACACGCCGATCCCGATCAAGACCCTGCTGGGCACCGGCAAATCCGCGATCACTTTCGATTTCGTGCCCATCGAGGAGGCGACGAAATACGCCGCCGAGGATGCGGAAATCACGCTGCGCCTGTGGCAGCGCTTGAAGCCGCGCCTGCATCTGGCGCAGGTCACCCGCGTCTACGAGTGGATGGAGCGGCCCATGGTGCCGGTTCTGGCCGAGATGGAGATGCGCGGGATCAAGGTCGATCGCGACACCCTGAGCCGGATGTCGAACGCGTTCGCGCAGAAGATGGCCGGGCTGGAGGCGGAAATCCACGAACTGGCGGGGGAGAGTTTCAACGTGGGCAGCCCCGCCCAGCTGGGCGAGATCCTGTTCGAGAAGATGGGCTTCGAGGGGGGCAAGACCGGCAAGTCGGGCAAGTATTCGACCCCGGCGGATGTGCTGGAGGATCTCGCGACCGAGCATGACCTGCCGCGCCGGGTGCTCGACTGGCGGCAGCTGTCGAAGTTGAAATCGACCTACACGGACGCCTTGCAGGATCATATCAACCCCGAGACCGGGCGGGTGCATACGTCCTACTCGATTGCCGGGGCGAATACGGGGCGGTTGGCTTCGACCGATCCGAACCTGCAGAACATCCCCGTGCGCTCCGAGGAGGGGCGGCGCATTCGCGAGGCCTTCGTGGCGGAGCCGGGGCATGTGCTCGTGTCGCTCGACTATAGCCAGATCGAGCTGCGGATCCTCGCCCATATCGCCGGGATCGACGCGCTGAAGACCGCGTTCCGGGACGGGCTGGACATTCATGCGATGACCGCGTCGGAGATGTTCGATGTGCCGCTGGACGAGATGACGCCGGAGGTGCGGCGCCAGGCCAAGGCGATCAATTTCGGGGTGATCTACGGGATTTCGGGCTTTGGCCTCGCGCGGAACCTGCGGATCCCGCGGGCGGAGGCGCAGGCCTTCATCGACACCTATTTCGAGCGGTTCCCCGGCATCCGGGCCTATATGGACGACACGGTCGCCTTCGCGAAGGAGCATAAATACGTGCAGACCCTGTTCGGGCGGAAGATCCACACGCCGGAGATCGGCGCGAAGGGGCCCCAGGCGGGCTTCGCCAAGCGCGCGGCGATCAACGCGCCGATCCAGGGAACGGCGGCGGATATCATCCGGCGCGCGATGGTGCGGATGCCCGCGGCGATTGCCGACCTGCCCGCGCGGATGCTGCTCCAGGTCCATGACGAGCTGATCTTCGAGGTGGAGGAAGACGCGGTGGACCGGGTGATCCCGGCGGTGCGCCAGGTGATGGAGGGGGCCGCCGCGCCGGTGGTGCATCTCGATGTGCCGCTGACGGTGGATGCGGGCCAGGGGCGAAGCTGGGCGGAGGCGCATTAG